The DNA region AGGTCGGCGGCGACCGCCTCGCGTCGCTCCGCGTCCCCGAAGAGCACCGGGGGTGGGCCGGGATGCCGGCGCAGCAGGGTGCCCAGGGCCTCCGCAGCCGCCACGGACTGGGTGGCCACCAGCACCGACTTTCCCCGGTCGACCGCGTCCAGGGCGGCGGCGACCAGGGCGTGACTCTTGCCGTTGCCGGGGGCACCGGAGACCACCACGACCGCTTCGGTACGGGTGCGTCGGACCACCTCCGACTGGGTGCCGTTCAGCGGCAGCGGGGACAGCACCTCCTCGTCGTCGTGGCCGGTCTTGTCGTCGTGCTCGTCGGAGGGGCCGAGGTAGAGCCGGCTCAGGGCGGTGTCCGCCAACCCGGGACGGCCCGCCCAGTTCAGCAGGGTGTCGCGAAGCCGGCCGGCGAACACGTCCCGGGTAACGAAGATCGCCGCCGCGGCAACCCCGGTGAGGCTCTGATCGTCGAGGCGGCGCGGCGGACGGGGTACGACCTTCTCCACCTTCAGACCGGCCGCCTCGGCCGCCGCGGTGATCCAGGCCGCCGTGCCGGGGGCGGTCAGCCAACCCGGCCCGGCCAGCCCGGGTGCGGCCTCCAACCGGGCGGCGAGATCCCGATCCTCGATCAGCGAGGTCATCTCCAGGTCACCGGCGGGGACCACCCGGTAGCCGCCTCGGCCCCGCTCCAGCCGTACCGGTTGGGCCAGCAGCGGCAGCCGGATCCGCCGCCGTACCCCCTCGATGTCCGCCCCGCCGACCAGGAAGGCCAGGCCACGGCGCAGGATGCGTTCGTCGCGGTGCAGGGCGTCCTGCGCCGCCAGACGGTCCAGGTGGCCGCTGTGGGGGCCGCGGTGCGGCTCCGGCAACCAGACCAGGGGCCGGTTGCCCGCGGCCACGTCGAGGACCCGCTCGGCCCCGGCCGGAGCCAGGTCGGCGAGCGCGGTGAGGATGACACCGGCGTCCATCGCCCGCACATTCTGCCGTACGCCCGGACGCCGCCGACACGCCGCAACAAGCCCGTCGGCGTGGACTCCCTGGGGGGTATGAGGGTGGGGGCCGTCGGCGTCGACGGCCCCCACCAGGCTGGTGCTCGGGTGCCGGCCGGGCCGGCAGATCAGGTGACTATCCGGCGTACGTCTCGAACTCGGCGATCCGCGGGGTGCCGGAGGAACTGGTGATGTCGAAGGTGATCTTCCGCAGCGAGGTGGCCGGGAAGGAGATCACCCCGGCGGTGCTGCCGCTGGCCAGGACCGCGCCGGTGTCATGGTTGAGCAGCCGCCACGACCGGACGTTGCCGACCGCCCCGGAGGCCTCCCGGATGTTGACCCGGGAGACCCGGGTGGCGGTGTCCCACTTGATGGAGATCTGACCGGTGGACCCGGACGGCGACCAGGCGGTGCTCATGTTGCCGTCGCGTACGTCGCCGTAGCTGGTGCCGCTGGCCTTGCTGGACCCGTCGGAGCCGGCCCCGATGCTCAGGTTGGTGCCGCTGGGCTGGCTCGGGCCCGGGGTCGGGCTGGTCGGACCGGGGGTCGGGGTGGTCGGGCCCGGAGCGGGGGTGGTCGGGCCGCTCGTCGGGGTGGTCGGGGTGCAACTGCCGTTCGAGGTACGGATGCCCTTGTTGGCGCCGGCGGTCTGCCGGACGATGTCCGGCACGCAGTTGGCCGGGTCCAGGCGGTACGAGTAGGGAACGCTGACGCTGGTGTTGGAGGTCGGGTTGGGGCCGGCCGGGTTGGTGTCCCCGCCGCGGGAAGACCAGGTCACGTTGTCGAAGATGTTGCCGCTGACCTGCCAGTAGCCGGCCTGGTCGGTGTAGAAGGTGCCCAGCACGTCCTTGGCGTTCTGGAAGTAGTTGTTCTCCACCTTGGCCCGGGCCCCGGCCCGGGAGTTGATGCCGGACTCGTTGATCCGGGAGAAGTGGCTGTTGAAGATGTGCGCGACGCCGCCGCGCAGCAGGGGAGTGCGGGAGTCGATGTTCTCGTACAGGTTGTGGTGGAAGGTGACGTACCCGTTCGACAGGTCGCTCTCGCTGGACCCGATCAGACCACCCCGGCCGGAGTTGCGCAGGATGCTGTAGGACAGGGTCACGTACTGGGTGTTGTTCTTCATGTCGAACAGCCCGTCGAAGCCCTGCGACTCACCGCCCGAGGCCTCCAGGGTGACGTGGTCGACCCAGACGTTGCGGACGTTGGCCTCCATGCCGATGGCGTCACCGCCGTTGGAGGTCGGCGAGCCGGACTTCTTGACGTTCCGGACGGTCACGTTCTGGATGATGATGTTGCGGGCCTCGCGGATGTGGATGCCGATCTGGTCGAAGGTGGCTCCGTTGCCGACCCCCAGGATGGTGACGTTGCTGATCTGCTTGAGTTCGATCACGTCGGCGGCGGTGCTGCAGCTCGACCCGGAGACCTTCGTGGTGTTCCCGTGGTTGATGGTCCCCTCGACCTGGATGATGATCGGGGTGCTGCTGCTGGCCCGGTTGCACAGGGCCGCGTGGATCTGGGTGCCGGTGGTGGCGCGGACGGTCTGCCCGCCGGCCCCACCGGTGGTGCCGCCGTTGCTGCTGGCGAAGCCGGTGGCGCTGCCGACGGCCGCCGACGCCTGCGGCGTCGTCAATGCCACGCAGACGACTGCTCCGGTGGCTGTGGCGGCGAGGGCCGCCAGGACTCGTGGCGCGAGGGTGCGTCTCATCCTCGTCTCACCTTCCTTGCTGTTGTTGGTGGTGGTGAAAGGAAGGGCCCCTTGTTAACGCCTCCGGCATAGGCGGGGCCCCCTTTTAACAGCGGGGTGCCGCTACAGCGGCAGCCGGTCGGCGCCGGCGAGCGGTCCGACGACCAGCGGCACCAGGGGGGCCGGCAGCACCGGACCGTGCCGCAGGGTCGGGGTCCAACCGGCGTCCGGGGACAGGTCGG from Micromonospora sp. NBC_01739 includes:
- a CDS encoding pectate lyase family protein, yielding MRRTLAPRVLAALAATATGAVVCVALTTPQASAAVGSATGFASSNGGTTGGAGGQTVRATTGTQIHAALCNRASSSTPIIIQVEGTINHGNTTKVSGSSCSTAADVIELKQISNVTILGVGNGATFDQIGIHIREARNIIIQNVTVRNVKKSGSPTSNGGDAIGMEANVRNVWVDHVTLEASGGESQGFDGLFDMKNNTQYVTLSYSILRNSGRGGLIGSSESDLSNGYVTFHHNLYENIDSRTPLLRGGVAHIFNSHFSRINESGINSRAGARAKVENNYFQNAKDVLGTFYTDQAGYWQVSGNIFDNVTWSSRGGDTNPAGPNPTSNTSVSVPYSYRLDPANCVPDIVRQTAGANKGIRTSNGSCTPTTPTSGPTTPAPGPTTPTPGPTSPTPGPSQPSGTNLSIGAGSDGSSKASGTSYGDVRDGNMSTAWSPSGSTGQISIKWDTATRVSRVNIREASGAVGNVRSWRLLNHDTGAVLASGSTAGVISFPATSLRKITFDITSSSGTPRIAEFETYAG